Proteins encoded by one window of Carassius auratus strain Wakin chromosome 24, ASM336829v1, whole genome shotgun sequence:
- the LOC113042556 gene encoding tissue factor-like — translation MESNRQMKYSRLELVLVLFFTSSCASEIFPKAQNVSWSSVNFKSILTWSPKPTNYSYTVEFSKLGQDRERMQHCVKMMETECDLTERLKDLNASYSADVLSEPMRGVSSDMVEFPHVSSEKFSPYYDTAIGKPEFTIEVSSDKRKITLLVMDIPTALFNEDKKRLNIRDVFGDNVQYKVAYRKAKSTGKREKISKDSTIELTDLDRGESYCFNVQAFLPFRALDKQHGEVSNIQCSPEENTSVFAEYGVGVIFGAIFIIILAVTTIIFIVMCYRRRQREINKGKEGSPLKGV, via the exons ATGGAAAGTAACAGGCAAATGAAATATAGCCGGCTTGAATTGGTACTGGTTTTATTTTTCACGAGCTCTTGCGCCTCAG AAATCTTTCCAAAAGCACAAAACGTATCCTGGTCCTCTGTCAATTTTAAATCCATATTAACATGGAGCCCAAAACCAACCAATTATTCCTACACTGTCGAATTTTCAAA ACTCGGCCAGGACAGAGAACGGATGCAGCACTGTGTCAAGATGATGGAAACTGAATGCGACCTGACAGAAAGGTTAAAAGACCTGAATGCCTCTTACAGCGCTGACGTCCTGTCTGAACCCATGCGGGGCGTCTCCTCAGATATGGTTGAGTTCCCTCATGTCAGCTCGGAGAAATTCTCCCCTTACTATGACA CTGCCATTGGCAAGCCAGAGTTTACAATAGAAGTAAGCAGCGACAAAAGGAAGATAACGCTGCTCGTAATGGACATCCCCACAGCTCTCTTTAATGAGGATAAAAAGAGACTGAATATTCGGGATGTTTTCGGAGACAACGTGCAGTATAAGGTTGCCTACAGAAAAGCCAAGAGCACAGGAAAG AGAGAGAAGATCAGTAAAGACAGCACCATTGAGCTGACAGATTTGGACCGAGGAGAGAGTTACTGTTTTAACGTTCAGGCTTTCCTACCCTTCCGCGCTCTAGACAAACAACACGGGGAAGTCAGCAACATCCAGTGCTCACCAGAAGAAAACACATCTGTCTTTGCAG AGTATGGTGTGGGTGTCATCTTCGGAGCCATATTCATTATCATTTTGGCAGTAACAACAATCATTTTCATCGTGATGTGCTACAGACgaagacagagagaaataaacaAAGGAAAAGAGGGATCACCCCTGAAAGGTGTGTGA
- the LOC113042558 gene encoding UDP-N-acetylglucosamine transferase subunit ALG14 homolog yields the protein MALLYVVVVSLVLLTVIILRLFGILRHGSEYKPGQKGSVSVLVVAGSGGHTTEIVRLMGSLSQSYNPRHYVIADTDKMSEEKIRTFEAEREKSGLPSQFTILRIPRSREVRQSWSSSVLSSLSALMSSVPLVFRLQPDMVLCNGPGTCVPLCAAGLLLGILGLKRVLIVYVESICRVETLSLSGKILYYFSDYFFVQWAPLKDKYPKAIYLGRLV from the exons ATGGCGTTGCTGTATGTTGTTGTGGTGAGTCTAGTGTTATTAACAGTCATCATTTTACGATTATTTGGGATTTTGCGACATGGTTCTGAATATAAACCCGGACAGAAGGGCTCTGTGTCAGTCCTGGTGGTGGCAGGATCAG GAGGACACACAACAGAAATCGTCCGTCTGATGGGGAGTTTATCTCAGTCGTATAACCCTCGACACTATGTGATCGCAGACACTGATAAAATGAGCGAAGAGAAGATCCGAACATTTGAAGCGGAGCGGGAGAAAAGCGGTTTACCATCGCAG TTCACCATTCTCCGGATCCCTCGCAGTCGGGAGGTGCGTCAGTCGTGGAGTTCCTCTGTTTTGAGTTCCCTCAGCGCTCTGATGTCCTCTGTCCCGCTGGTCTTCAGGCTTCAGCCGGATATG gtgctgtGTAACGGTCCAGGAACGTGTGTCCCACTGTGTGCCGCTGGGTTGCTCCTGGGCATCCTGGGCCTAAAAAGAGTCTTGATCGTCTATGTGGAGAGCATCTGTCGTGTGGAGACGCTGTCTCTATCCGGAAAGATCCTCTACTACTTTTCTGACTACTTTTTTGTGCAGTGGGCACCACTAAAAGACAAATACCCAAAGGCCATCTACTTAGGGAGACTGGTGTGA